A window from Canis aureus isolate CA01 chromosome 23, VMU_Caureus_v.1.0, whole genome shotgun sequence encodes these proteins:
- the LOC144295286 gene encoding olfactory receptor 2D2 produces MRAANQTQVTEFLLLGLSDDPHTQKLLFILFLGVYLVTVLANLLLMRLVQADSRLHTPMYFFLCNLSLADLCFSTNIVPQALVHLLSRKKIISFTRCAAQLLLFLIFGGTQCALLAVMSYDRYVAICNPLHYPSIMTWRVCVQLAAGSWTSGILVSVVDTTFILRLPYRESNSIAHFFCEAPALLILASTDTHTSEMAIFLMGVIILLIPVSLILVSYGHIIVTVVRMKSSVRRLKAFSTCGSHLMVVILFYGSGIVTYMTPKSSKEQKKLVSVFYAMVTPMLNPLIYSLRNKDVKGALRKVATRNFPCRLEICH; encoded by the coding sequence ATGAGAGCAGCAAATCAGACGCAGGTGACAGAGTTCCTCCTCCTGGGACTCTCTGATGACCCCCACACTCAGAAgctcctatttattttattcctgggTGTCTACCTGGTTACTGTGCTTGCAAATCTGCTTCTCATGCGCCTTGTTCAGGCTGACTCTCGGCTTCACACAcccatgtattttttcctctgcAACTTATCTTTGGCTGACCTCTGTTTTTCTACCAACATTGTTCCTCAGGCGCTGGTTCATCTGCTATCCAGGAAAAAGATCATTTCATTCACACGTTGTGCAGCTCAGCTTTTACTCTTCCTCATTTTTGGGGGTACACAGTGTGCCTTGCTGGCAGTGATGTCCTATGATCGATACGTGGCCATCTGCAACCCTTTGCATTACCCTAGCATTATGACTTGGAGGGTGTGTGTTCAGCTGGCTGCGGGATCATGGACCAGCGGCATTCTGGTGTCTGTGGTAGATACCACTTTTATACTAAGGCTGCCTTACCGAGAGAGCAATAGtattgctcatttcttttgtgaGGCCCCTGCACTCTTGATCCTGGCATCCACAGACACCCACACTTCAGAGATGGCCATTTTCCTCATGGGTGTCATAATTCTCCTCATACCTGTCTCCCTAATTCTAGTATCCTATGGCCACATCATAGTGACTGTGGTCAGGATGAAGTCATCtgtgaggaggctcaaggcattCTCTACCTGTGGTTCCCACCTCATGGTGGTCATCCTCTTTTATGGGTCAGGAATTGTCACTTACATGACACCAAAGTcttccaaagaacagaaaaaactTGTGTCTGTGTTCTATGCAATGGTGACACCCATGCTCAATCCCCTCATCTATAGCTTGAGGAACAAGGATGTGAAGGGAGCTCTGAGGAAAGTGGCCACAAGGAATTTCCCATGCAGGCTTGAAATCTGCCACTGA